The stretch of DNA CGGGGTGTTCGCCAGTGGGACGCGCCGGGCCGTCGATGGGACTGGCCGCGGATGGCCGGCCCGGCCCCAGCCACAGAGATGGCCACAGCAGCCACAGATTAGGCGCAGATTAGACACAGACTAGACAGTTCCAGAACCTGATGCGGCTGTGTCCTGTCCTTTGGCCGGACCCGCTACGGTGGCCCAGAGCGCCGGGTCAGTGACCCCTTCACTCACCAGGACGAGCACCCGCGTGGCCTGGCCGATGCCGAGACGCTCGCGGACCGCCTGCAGTGCCGGTTCCCGGCACACGGCGAGGAGTCCACCGAGCGCGGCGGATCCCGAGGCGCCGGCGGCGACCGCCGGGTCACCGCCGGCCGGATGAGCAAGCGTTCGCATCGCCTCATGCGCCCAGATGTCGTCGATGGCGAGGTAGGCCGCTACCGTGTGAAGGACCGAAGCAAACGCGAGCGGCGACACTTCGCGGTTGCGAAGGCCCGCCATGGTGGTGGCGAGCGGGCCTGCCACCGCGGTGGGGCGGCCTGCCCGTGCCGACGCCAGGAGGCAAGCCGCCGTGGTGGGCTCCACCGACACGACCTTGCGCTCCGGGGCGTGGAACGCACACCAGCTCGCGATGCCACAGAGCAGCCCGCCGACGCCGCCCTGCACGAACACGACATCCGCCGGCTCGGCGATCTCATCCATCATGTGCGTGTAGCCGAGCATGATCAGGCGCGGGATACGTTCGTAGTCATCCCACGACGTGTCCGACACGATCGTCCAGCCGTTCGCGTCCGCATCCGCGCTCAGCATCCGCACCGCATCGTCATAGGAACCGTCCACGCGGATCACCGTGGCGCCCTCGCCGGCGATGGCATCCACGCGTGATTGCGCGGCATCCGCGGCCATGTACACGCGCGCGGCGCACCCGGCCTCGCGTGCGGCGCGGGCCACGGCGCGTCCGTGATTGCCCTCGCTGGCGCAGACCACGGTGTGACCGGGCTGGAGCGTGCCCTCCGCCCTCAAGGTCTCGATGGCAAAGCGCGCGCCGAGGAGCTTGAAGGCGTTCAGGCCGAAGCGGCCGGTTTCGTCCTTGACCAGGACCTGGCCGACGCCCAGCGCGCGGGCGAGCGCGGGCAGGTGGTGGAGCGGCGTCGGCGCCAGCTGGGGCCGCGCCTCGAAGAACGCGCGCACCTGGCGATACTCGTCGGCTGTGAAGAGCCCGCGAGCTTCGGGTCCGCCTAAAGGCGGACGCCACATGGCCGGTCCGGCTTCTGGCGGAGGCCAGATGTGGTGTCCGGCTTTAGCCGGACCATTAGGGAGATATGCGGAGGCGGTCGCTTGGGTAGAAATGGTGAAGCGATTATAGTTGCGCGCCATGAGGTTCATTCGCGCGCTGCTCATTCCGCTGGCGGCCGGTGTCTGCCTGACGTTGCCTCCCGGCTGCGCTCAGCCCGCGCGCTACGACCTGATCATCCGGGGCGGCGACGTGCTGGCCGGGGATGGCGGGCCGGCGCTTCGTGTGGACGTCGGCATCACCGGCGACCGCATCGCCAGGATTGGCGACCTGTCGGCGGCGACGGCCGGCCGGGCGATTGACGCCACCGGCCTGGTCGTGGCGCCGGGGTTCATCGACGTGCAAGGACAGTCCGGGACGACGCTGCTGGCCGACGGCAACGGCGAGAGCCACCTGCGCCAGGGCATCACCACCGAGATCATCGGAGAAGGCGGATCGCCGGCGTTCTGGACCCAGGACACGGCCGACACCGATGCGCTCACCCCGTTCGGGGCGGCGTTCGACTGGACCGGGTTCGCCGGCTACTTCGAGCGCCTGCGTGAACGTGGCACCACGATCAACCTCGGCACCTTCGTGCCCGCCACCACCGTGCGGCGCACCATCATCGGGATGGACAACCGCCCACCGACGCCGGACGAGTTGTCGCGAATGGAGGCGATGGTCGATCAGGCCATGCGCGATGGCGCGCTGGGCCTTTCGAGCGCGCTGATCTACGTGCCGGGCTCCTTTGCCAAGACCGACGAGTTGGTCGCCCTGGCCAAGGTGGCCGCCAAGTACGGCGGCATCTACATCTCCCACGTTCGCGGCGAGAGCTTCAATCTGTTCAACGCGCTCGACGAAGCGATTGGCATTGGCCGCGATGCCGGACTGCCGGTGGTGATCTACCACTTGAAGGTGGGCGCCAAGGCCAACTGGGGGCGCATGCCCGAGGCGCTCGACAAGATCGACAAGGCCAACCGCGCCGGGGTCAAGGTCAGCGCCACCATGTATCCCTACACCGCGGGCGGCACCAGCCTGGCGGCGACCCTGCCGTTGTGGGTGCAGGAAGGCGGACGCGAGAAGATGCTCGCGCGTCTGGCCGATGCGGACGTCCGCAAGCGTGCCCGGGCCGAGATCGAAACGAAAATTGACGGCTGGGAAAACCTGCTGCAGGCGACGACCTTCGACGGCATCCAGGTGGCGTCGGCGCCGAAGGAGGTGGATCAGTCCATCATCGGCAAGCGCATCAGCCAGATCGCGACGGAGCGGAAGGCTGACCCGTGGGAGGTCTACTTCCGGCTGCTCATCGACAGCGGCGGCCGCATCGGCGCGCTGTACCACATGATGAGCGAGGAGGATGTGACGACCGGATTGCGGTCGTCGTTCGTGACGATTGGAACCGATTCGTCGGCGCTGCGCGCCACCGGCGCCCTGGCGCAGGGGGCGCCGCACCCGCGCGCCTACGGCTCCTTCCCGAGGATGCTGTCGAAGTACGTCAGGGACGACCGTGTGTTGACGCTGCCCGACGCGGTGCACCGCATGACCGGCGCGGCCGCCCGGCAGATGGGCATCACCGATCGCGGGTTGATCCAGCCGCAGATGCTGGCGGACGTGGTCATCTTCAATCCGGCCACGGTCAAAGACAACGCCACCTACGAGCGGCCCCACCAATACCCGACCGGCATCGCGCACGTCATCGTGAATGGCGTGCCGGTACTCGATCCGAGAGGGCTGACCGGCGCGCGGCCCGGCCGGCCGGTGTATGGGCCGGCGCGCCGGCCTAAATAGGCCGCAGATTAAGGCGCGAAGTACAGCCGCAGATTAAACACAGATCTAGAAGACACAGATCCGGAAAACACAATTCTGGAAATCACAGATCTGGATAGGCCTCAAAAGGTAACCTGGGAAATCGGCGTCTAATCTGCGGCTGTGTTTCCCCTCGGCGGCCTAGAAGATCTTGCGGCCGTTGATCCACACCTGCTCGATGCTCCGCGTGTTGCGGATGTTGTCGAGCGGGTTGGCGCCAAGGATCACGATGTCCGCCGCGGCGCCGGCGGCGAGCGTGCCGAACTGGCCGGTTCGCTGGTGGCAGCGCGCCGCATCACCGGTGGCTGAGACCAGCGCCTGCATCGGCGTGAGGCCGGCTTCGACCATCATCTCCAGCTCGAGGTGCTCGAAGAAACCCTGGAAGCGCGCGGGCGGTCCGGTGTCGGTGCCGAACGCGATGCGCACGCCGCGGTCCGCCAGCATCTTGAGGTTGCGCTTGGCGACTTCGAGTCCGGCCTTGTATTGCTGACCGGCCTTCCACGC from Vicinamibacterales bacterium encodes:
- a CDS encoding diaminopropionate ammonia-lyase codes for the protein MRAFFEARPQLAPTPLHHLPALARALGVGQVLVKDETGRFGLNAFKLLGARFAIETLRAEGTLQPGHTVVCASEGNHGRAVARAAREAGCAARVYMAADAAQSRVDAIAGEGATVIRVDGSYDDAVRMLSADADANGWTIVSDTSWDDYERIPRLIMLGYTHMMDEIAEPADVVFVQGGVGGLLCGIASWCAFHAPERKVVSVEPTTAACLLASARAGRPTAVAGPLATTMAGLRNREVSPLAFASVLHTVAAYLAIDDIWAHEAMRTLAHPAGGDPAVAAGASGSAALGGLLAVCREPALQAVRERLGIGQATRVLVLVSEGVTDPALWATVAGPAKGQDTAASGSGTV
- a CDS encoding D-aminoacylase, which encodes MRFIRALLIPLAAGVCLTLPPGCAQPARYDLIIRGGDVLAGDGGPALRVDVGITGDRIARIGDLSAATAGRAIDATGLVVAPGFIDVQGQSGTTLLADGNGESHLRQGITTEIIGEGGSPAFWTQDTADTDALTPFGAAFDWTGFAGYFERLRERGTTINLGTFVPATTVRRTIIGMDNRPPTPDELSRMEAMVDQAMRDGALGLSSALIYVPGSFAKTDELVALAKVAAKYGGIYISHVRGESFNLFNALDEAIGIGRDAGLPVVIYHLKVGAKANWGRMPEALDKIDKANRAGVKVSATMYPYTAGGTSLAATLPLWVQEGGREKMLARLADADVRKRARAEIETKIDGWENLLQATTFDGIQVASAPKEVDQSIIGKRISQIATERKADPWEVYFRLLIDSGGRIGALYHMMSEEDVTTGLRSSFVTIGTDSSALRATGALAQGAPHPRAYGSFPRMLSKYVRDDRVLTLPDAVHRMTGAAARQMGITDRGLIQPQMLADVVIFNPATVKDNATYERPHQYPTGIAHVIVNGVPVLDPRGLTGARPGRPVYGPARRPK